A region of the Desulfobacter postgatei 2ac9 genome:
GACCTTTTGTTTACAGAGCGTTTTATCCGGCGACAGATTGGCAAATGATCGGGTTGATCGAATGACCACTTTTGCTGAGGGGGCTATCTTTAATGCCTGTCTCAACAAAATTGTTTCAGTGGCAGGATCATCTGCCAGTGGTCCCCCTGCATCGCAGTACGGAAGCGAAATAAGCTCCCTTTTAAAAGGTATATTGAAGTATATTAACGGGAGCACCCCTTTTACCTGATTTTTTGATTGTGCCATGAGATAAAGAGGTTGAAACCGATAGGCTTTTTTAACCGCTTCCTGCCATGCAAAAAGCTGATAAGCAATGCCGTCGGGGTGAGAAAGGACATAATTGTCCCAGGCCTCTTTATCTAAATTGGATACTGTTTTTACAATCAATGTATTCAGTTTTTATTATCGCACAAAGACACTAAGGCACAGAGCTTTTTTATTGAAGGGTTCCATTTATTATTCGGGTGATGCCGTCTTTCATCAGCGCTTCGCCGAAATTCAGAAGGAAGCCGAGCTTTTTACCGCTTAGTTTCAAATACGTTAACATCTGCTTTTTATGTGCTTTGGAAATAGTTTCTACTGACTTGAGTTCTATGATTACTCTACTTTCTACGATAAGATCGGCTTTAAACCCCTGCTGGAAGTTTATGCCTTTGTATTCTATGGGGATTGGCACTTGCCTGTCTACGGTTAAACCTTTTGATTCGAGTTCGTGTTTCAGCAAAACTTCGTAAACTGTTTCGAGCAGACCCGGGCCTGTCTCTTTATGGACTTGTATTGATGCGTCTACGATTAATTTTGCTATTTCGTTTTCTGTCATTTGTTTGTCTCACACAAAGGCACTAAGGCACAAAGGGTAATTTTTTCTTTGCGGTGTTGTGTCTTTGTGCGAGGCTGAATTTAGATAAGTTTGGTATAAATCAGAACCGGGATGATAATTGCCTTTGGCTCGGGAGCCGTAAATGCAAACCTGTTTAATTTCAGGATAGGATTTAAACACACCATGAATTTTTTGAATGGTCTCTGAAGGTAATCCGAAGCAGGGAAGTTTATTTCCGATGGTCTAATTTTTCCATAACCTTTTCGAAATCGATAAAAAGGTTGTAATAGACGTCTGCAACCTTCAAGATGATACGGTCAACCATGGCATCATCGTATGTGTATCCCGCCCTGTCCCGTGTTGTGATCATACCCATCCAGTTTTCACCATCTGTAATCAGCTGATTCTGAAAAGACTCCCTGGTCGCATCTTTTGATCCCGTGATATGGGTATTCCCCTGGTATTGAAAATAGTCCTTCATCACTTTCCAGTTTTATTTTGGTATCGCGTCAAGGAGCCAAGTCGCTATGTATTATAGTAGCCACCCTGCTTAGGCGAACCCTTAAATATAATTTTTTGTTCTTGCCGAAGTTTTTTTACCCAGCGTTCAAGTGTTTTTAACGGAATATTCAGCATGGTTGAATATTCTGGAAGTCTTAAGCCGGGATTCTGCTGGATACATCGGTAAAGAGAATTTACTCCCTCACTTACCCCTTCACTTATTCCCTCACGCAATGAAAATGTAACACGTATTCCTCCACCCGCCTCTTCAATTTCAAAGGACAGTTCCGGGTAGGCTTGAAGCTCTTTGCGAATACGGAGCATGCCGCTGCCGTATTTTTCGATATTCCGGGTCAGGTAAAAGGCTTCGACTGTCAGCTTGTTGCGCAGTTGTGAAGGATACGTGTCTGTTAAAAGGTCTTCTATGGTCAGGCCGCCGTAAAGAGTCCCAGGGTTGAAAATGGTGAGTTTATCATCAAAAATTTTGATCTGGATGTCAGAAGAATTTCTGTAATCCAGGTGTACAACAGCATTGCTCCAAAAACAAGTTCTCCCAAAGTAACACTCGAAATACACATTTGTCCGTTGTGTAATTTAAAGCGGTCCTTATATTAATAGCCCCCCTGTTTTTTAAAGCTGTAGGTGCCTTCCCCCCGGGGTGGACCGGCCGAAATCGAACATGGGGTAGTGATGGTCTGCAGCAAATTTTGAAAATGCCCAGTACAGCATCATGTTGGGGTTCCAGCGGTTGACCCGGTGCCGGTGTGAGAAAAATTAATCATTCGAATTCGACCCGATGATAAATCTCGGAAAGTAATAGCCGGCAATCAATCGATTCAAGTTTGATTTCTGTGTCAATTTTTGTATACGGATCAAATATACGCCATATACCATCATCTCCACGAATAAATTTTTCAACCTTACAATGGTATTGAGATACTATGATATATTCCTGAAGAGAAGAGATGAGCCGATAATGTGCAAATTTTTCACCTCTATCATATAATTCACTGGAATTTGAAAGGATCTCAATGATAATAACCGGGTTCAATAAGGTATCAAATTTGTCATCTTCCAACTCAAGATCACCACAGACAACAACTACATCGGGATAGGTATATTTATCAACCCCCTGAATCTTGACTCTCATGTCGCTTAAGAAAACATCACAAGACCTGTCTGCCAACTGGTTTCCAAGAAATCGATTAATATTACTGGCAATCCGGTTGTGATTCACCTTTGCCCCCGTCATGGCGAAAATTTCACCATCATAATACTCATGCCTGATTTCGGAAGCTCTTTCAAACTTGAGGTATTCTTCAGTCGTCATCTTGAGTTTTTTTTGTGATTGGTTCATGTTGCTGCTCTTTTTTTATTTACCTACGGCACTGATAAATGATCGCACAAAGACACGGAGACACAAAGGATTTTTTAATCTTCCACTAAGGCACAAAGAGAGATTTCTTTATAACCCCCATGCCCTAGCGGACACAACAAACAATGAAAGATGTGAGTATTGAGTAGTGAGAAAAACAGCTTGTTTTAAATCTCACTACTCACTACTCAAAACTCGATACTTTCATATAAAAAGAATTATATCAAAATTTCTTTTAACTCATCGTACTTTTTGAACTTCTGGTCTACTGACATAAGCTTTGCATTTGAAGAAATGGCTGTGGCCATTATAATTCTATCTTGCGGATCACTGTGATGCCCCGGTAACTGAACAGCTTTTGTGGCAATTTCGGGTGTGATCGGTAATACTTCAATCCCAGACCCGGCAAGGGCTTTATCAAACCAATCAATAATTTTACAATTCAGATTGATGCGGCCATGCTGAGCAAGCCAAGCAACCTCAAAACAACTTATCGCTGATACAGAAACCATATCAGCATTGTTGATAATGTCATGTTGATTTGGTTTCAACCGTTTGAGGTCATTATTTATCCACCACAACCATATATGGGTGTCTAAAACAATCATGTAGGTAGATCCCACATATCTTGTGATGTGGTATTGATTACGTCTCCTAAAATTTTTACCTTACCTTTTAAATCAGGATGTGGTTCTCTTTTATTTTTTCCCCTTATCGCTTTTGTTTCATTTAGATCCAGAATAATAATCTCAAATTGCTTATTGGGGGGGAGCAAGGGCATGTTTTTTACCTTTCCTGTGTGATCCGTCTCTGTAATTATTTTTTTGGCAAACATGTTATCTCCCTTTTTTTAATGTCTGTTTTATTATCGCACAAAGACACTAAGGCACAAAGGGATTATTTCTTTGTGGCTTTGTGTGAGGAAAAGTAATTATTCGAATTCGACCCGATGATAAATCTCGGAAAATGATGTTAAATATCCTCAAAAACTATCTATAATCTCACCGACAAGTTTAGCGATATCAGGCTGACATGGATGTTAATAACCGGCTGTTTGCCTGGCCGTATTTCCTCTTTGATCTCTGTTTTTTCCGAAAGTCCAAAGACTTCAAATTTTTCAATTGAATTTCGAAAATAATCAAGATACTGTTTGATGGACTTTTTCCGGTTGGTTTGTTTTTTAATACAATTTCTGCCATGTTATTCTCCCCTGTGCCTTATTTTATATACTCTCCATATTATCGTACAAAGACAATAGGACACAAAATTTATTAATTAAAGCTCTCACAATGACACTAAGCCACAAAGGGTTTTATTGGATGGTTCCGTTGATTAGGCGGGTAATTCCGTCTTTCATTAGTGCCTCACCGAAGTTGAGGAGAAAACCAAGTTTTTTATCAGTCAGTTTCAGGTATGTGAGTACCTGTTTTTTGTGTGCTTTTGAAATGGTTTCCACGGATTTCAGTTCTATGATGACTTTATCCTCAACAATGAGATCCGCCTTGAAGCCCTGTTGGAATTTTATTCCTTTATAATTTATGGGAATGGGAATTTGCCGGTCCACTTTCAGGCCCCTTGATTCGAGTTCGTGTTTCAGCAGGACTTCATATACGGTTTCAAGAAGCCCCGGGCCAAGTTCTTTATGGATTTGGATAGATGCGTCTACTATTAATTTTGCTATATCGTTTTCTGTCATTTTTTTCTCGCACAAAGACACTAAGGCACAAAGGGTGGTTTTTTATTTGCTGCTTTGTGCCTTTGTGCGAGGCTGAATTTAGATAAGTTTGGTATAAAAAAGAATACCGACCCGATTAATGTGATCAATAAGGTCCTGGTTTTGAATTTTTTTGAAATACTGTAAGATCCAGTTTATAGGGCAGCAAAAGATCATCAAGATCTATCTCCAGTTTACTCAATCGGGAATCCTTTATAAGGTCGTCCATGATTACCAGATCAATATCAGAACCGGGATAATAATTGCCTTTGGCACGGGAGCCGTAGATACAAACCTGTTCAATTTCAGGATAGGATTTAAACACATTATGAATTTTTTGAATGGTCTCTAAAGGTAATCCCCAGCAGGAAAGTTTATTTTCCATGGGCTAATTTTTCCATGACCTTTTCAAAGTCGACAAAAAGGTTGTAGTAGATGTCTGCAACCTTCAATATGATATCGTCAACCATGACATCATCGTATGTGTGTACTGCCCTGTTCCGTGTGTTGATCATAGCCTTCCAGCTTTCACCATCTGTAATCAGCTGATTCTGAAAAGATTCCCTGGTTGCATCTCTTGATCCCGTGATGTGGGTATTTCCCTGGTATTGAAAATAGTCCTTCATCACTTTCCAGTTTTATTTTGGTATCGCGTCAAGGAGCCAAGTCGCTATGTATTATAGTAGCCGCCCTGCTTAGGCGAACCCTTAAATATAATTTTTTGTTCTTGCCGAAGTTTTTTTACCCAGCGTTCAAGTGTTTTTAACGGAATATTCAGCATGGTT
Encoded here:
- a CDS encoding nucleotidyltransferase domain-containing protein, producing MGNKLPCFGLPSETIQKIHGVFKSYPEIKQVCIYGSRAKGNYHPGSDLYQTYLNSASHKDTTPQRKNYPLCLSAFV
- a CDS encoding GxxExxY protein; translated protein: MTENEIAKLIVDASIQVHKETGPGLLETVYEVLLKHELESKGLTVDRQVPIPIEYKGINFQQGFKADLIVESRVIIELKSVETISKAHKKQMLTYLKLSGKKLGFLLNFGEALMKDGITRIINGTLQ
- a CDS encoding nucleotidyltransferase substrate binding protein, producing MKDYFQYQGNTHITGSRDATRESFQNQLITDGESWKAMINTRNRAVHTYDDVMVDDIILKVADIYYNLFVDFEKVMEKLAHGK
- a CDS encoding ATP-binding protein, whose translation is MYFECYFGRTCFWSNAVVHLDYRNSSDIQIKIFDDKLTIFNPGTLYGGLTIEDLLTDTYPSQLRNKLTVEAFYLTRNIEKYGSGMLRIRKELQAYPELSFEIEEAGGGIRVTFSLREGISEGVSEGVNSLYRCIQQNPGLRLPEYSTMLNIPLKTLERWVKKLRQEQKIIFKGSPKQGGYYNT
- a CDS encoding type II toxin-antitoxin system VapC family toxin, producing the protein MIVLDTHIWLWWINNDLKRLKPNQHDIINNADMVSVSAISCFEVAWLAQHGRINLNCKIIDWFDKALAGSGIEVLPITPEIATKAVQLPGHHSDPQDRIIMATAISSNAKLMSVDQKFKKYDELKEILI
- a CDS encoding nucleotidyltransferase substrate binding protein, producing the protein MKDYFQYQGNTHITGSKDATRESFQNQLITDGENWMGMITTRDRAGYTYDDAMVDRIILKVADVYYNLFIDFEKVMEKLDHRK
- a CDS encoding Uma2 family endonuclease, which produces MNQSQKKLKMTTEEYLKFERASEIRHEYYDGEIFAMTGAKVNHNRIASNINRFLGNQLADRSCDVFLSDMRVKIQGVDKYTYPDVVVVCGDLELEDDKFDTLLNPVIIIEILSNSSELYDRGEKFAHYRLISSLQEYIIVSQYHCKVEKFIRGDDGIWRIFDPYTKIDTEIKLESIDCRLLLSEIYHRVEFE
- a CDS encoding GxxExxY protein, whose product is MTENDIAKLIVDASIQIHKELGPGLLETVYEVLLKHELESRGLKVDRQIPIPINYKGIKFQQGFKADLIVEDKVIIELKSVETISKAHKKQVLTYLKLTDKKLGFLLNFGEALMKDGITRLINGTIQ
- a CDS encoding nucleotidyltransferase domain-containing protein, which codes for MENKLSCWGLPLETIQKIHNVFKSYPEIEQVCIYGSRAKGNYYPGSDIDLVIMDDLIKDSRLSKLEIDLDDLLLPYKLDLTVFQKNSKPGPY